From Verrucomicrobiota bacterium:
GCGGAACGTCAGAAACTTCACCTTCTTGCCGTGCGTGCGCTCCGCATGGTCAATGAACTCCACGATCTGCGCCGCGCTGCTCCAGCCGTGCGGATGGAATATCCACGTGAACACGCCCTGCTTGCGCACGACGGCGTCGAGCGCGGCCTTCCAGTCCGCGAGCGTGATGGGGTTGGTCGGGCCGTGCAGGTTGAACGCCTCCCAGTCGCTCGGCACCATCGCGGGGAACTCCCAGCAGACCTTGTTGATGACGTAGGGATACGGATAGTCCTCGATCCACGTGCCGAAGTTCGCGAGGGATTTCCTCGTCACCGCGTTTGTCTGCGCCGGAAAGTATTTTCGGAAACGCTCGCGGCCCTGCGCGTCGAGCACCAGTTCGCGCGGGAGCGAAGTGTCGTTCGTCGTGGGTACGCACATCACGGAAGAATCAATCGTGAGGAAATGTCCGTTCGGCGAGGCGCGGTTGAACATCTCCGCGTAGAAGCGCGGGCTGGGCGAGTTCATCGAGTCGCAGCACGGCATTCGGAAGGCCACCGGTTTGTTGCCGGGGACGGACGCGAGCAGGTCCACGCCGCCGTGATAGGTGTTCGCCGCATTGGTGAAGCTGCCCCTTTGCAGCAGCGGGCATGGATGCGCGAGCGTGTGGACGTCGAGCGAGAGGCCTTCCTTGAGCCACGCCTCAAGTTGCGGCGCGTCGTTGGTCGTGACGATGTTCACCATGATGCTGACCGGCGCGCGTCCGTCCATTCTCTTGAGCCGTTCTAGAATGGGCCGCAGGAAAGTCTCGTAACGCTTCGTGTCCCGCATGTCGTCAATCGCGAGGATCACGACCGCCTCAACGCCCGGCTCCCCGACCCATTGCGGGGTGATGAGCTTGGGGAAATCGCGATGCGGATAGAACGGGTCGTCGTTGTCGAGATACGTGAGGCGGTTGCCGGCGTTTGTCGGCGTGGCCGCAAAGGCTTGCGAAGCGGACGCAACGACGGCGGCGACAAGCGCGAGCGAAGGCAATCGAAGCGGGACCATAGCGTGCGGCAGGCTAGCCGCGCGCCGCAGGTTGGCGAGTAGAAAGTCCTGCGAGCTACTCCGTCTTCGCAGCGGCCTTCGCCTTCAGCAGATCCTCCGGCATCACGATGAGTTCGATGCGCCGGTTCTTCGCGCGGCCCTCGGGTGTGGCGTTGTCCGCGATGGGATGGAATTCACCGTAGCCGACCGCGGTGAGGCGCTTCGGGTCCACGCCGGCTTTCTCGCTCAGGAAGCGCACCGCCGGCGATGATCCAAGCCCGTTTGTCCACGGCGCGAAGCTACTGGCACACGCACGCGGATCAAGCGGGAACGACTGCTTTCCCTCCGCTCGCGGCGCTGCTACGCTCGCTGCGCTATGGCGTTCGACTCCTTCCGCGACTTCGTGCAGCGACTCGACCAGGCGGGCGAGTTGATCCGGATCACGCAACCCGTCGCCACCGAACTCGAAATCACGGAACTCGCCGACCGCCAGATGAAATCGCCGGGCGGCGGCAAAGCGCTGCTCATCGAGAAACCCACGGTGAACGGAGTGGTGTCCCCA
This genomic window contains:
- a CDS encoding OmpA family protein; the encoded protein is MRFLSEKAGVDPKRLTAVGYGEFHPIADNATPEGRAKNRRIELIVMPEDLLKAKAAAKTE